In Microbacterium binotii, one DNA window encodes the following:
- a CDS encoding TetR/AcrR family transcriptional regulator, with product MARTRASLQNALLALARERPLDGITVADIASEAGVNRSSFYQHYADKDQLLADALESAVDDVSSRIIRSADPRDISQPPAELTTYLQHIADNADLYRLVLGEHGSLAVAAQLRTRVQGIVGTAVRQGAPSVFDGLPVDVVAASVTGSALGVITAWLARDPLPSIETATQWLWQALFGPLERLST from the coding sequence GTGGCGCGCACGAGAGCGAGTCTGCAGAACGCACTGCTCGCGCTCGCCCGTGAGCGTCCGCTCGATGGCATCACTGTGGCCGACATCGCCTCCGAGGCAGGGGTGAACCGCAGCAGCTTCTACCAGCACTACGCCGATAAGGATCAGCTTCTCGCCGATGCGCTGGAGTCGGCTGTCGATGACGTGTCGAGCCGGATCATCCGTTCCGCTGACCCGCGCGACATCAGCCAGCCGCCCGCCGAGCTCACGACGTACCTGCAGCACATCGCTGACAACGCCGACCTGTACCGACTCGTGCTCGGCGAGCACGGTTCACTCGCCGTCGCCGCGCAGTTGCGCACCCGCGTGCAGGGCATCGTGGGCACCGCGGTGCGCCAGGGGGCACCGTCGGTGTTCGACGGGCTTCCGGTGGATGTCGTCGCGGCGAGCGTGACCGGCAGCGCGCTGGGCGTCATCACCGCCTGGCTCGCGCGCGACCCGCTGCCCTCGATCGAGACAGCGACACAGTGGCTCTGGCAGGCCCTGTTCGGGCCTCTCGAGCGTCTCTCGACCTGA